The Blattabacterium cuenoti genome includes a region encoding these proteins:
- a CDS encoding ribonuclease Z, producing the protein MKKPSLTILGCHSSIPTNQFHPTAQILEMKGFSFLIDCGEGTQVQLRKAKIKFNRIIHIFISHLHGDHFFGLIGLLSTFHLLGREKSVIIYAPKGLKEIIDVHFKWSYTRLKYCIDHIELSSEKLEKIMENEKIEVFSIPLKHRIYANGFLFKEKPSNRKLNMEEIKKITDIKIVDYKNIKQGKDFKTNDGRIIPNEKLTFDPPKILSYAFCSDTSFSLSIIEHIKYVDLLYHESTFLKTEENRAINTGHSTANQAAHIAKKAEVKKLLLGHYSNRFPNIKAFEKEAKEIFFNVEASEPLKTYYL; encoded by the coding sequence ATGAAAAAACCTTCATTAACTATTTTGGGATGCCACTCTTCCATCCCAACAAATCAATTTCATCCCACTGCCCAAATATTGGAAATGAAAGGGTTTTCCTTTCTTATTGATTGTGGTGAAGGAACACAAGTTCAATTAAGAAAAGCAAAAATAAAATTTAACAGAATAATACATATATTTATATCTCATCTACATGGAGACCACTTCTTTGGATTGATTGGGTTGTTATCTACATTTCATTTATTAGGAAGAGAAAAATCTGTCATAATTTACGCTCCAAAAGGATTAAAAGAAATTATAGATGTTCATTTTAAATGGTCTTACACTAGACTAAAATACTGTATAGATCATATAGAATTATCATCTGAAAAATTGGAAAAAATCATGGAAAATGAAAAAATAGAAGTTTTTTCTATTCCATTAAAACACAGAATTTATGCTAATGGATTTCTTTTTAAAGAAAAACCTAGTAATAGAAAATTAAACATGGAAGAGATTAAAAAAATTACTGATATCAAAATTGTAGACTACAAAAATATAAAACAAGGAAAAGATTTTAAAACAAATGATGGAAGAATAATCCCAAATGAAAAATTAACGTTTGATCCTCCAAAAATATTGTCTTATGCTTTTTGTTCAGATACTTCTTTTTCTCTTTCTATAATTGAACATATAAAATATGTGGATTTATTATACCATGAATCTACTTTTTTAAAAACAGAAGAAAATAGAGCTATCAATACAGGACATTCTACAGCCAATCAAGCTGCTCATATAGCAAAAAAAGCCGAAGTCAAAAAATTGTTATTGGGACACTATTCAAATCGATTTCCTAATATCAAAGCATTCGAAAAAGAAGCAAAAGAAATCTTCTTTAATGTAGAAGCATCAGAACCCTTAAAAACATATTATTTATAA
- a CDS encoding ABC transporter permease, with translation MKTEFYIAVRYFFSKKKTNIVNVIVFLSVLSLNVSTFSLSIILFVFSGLENLNKKFYQIHYPDIIISSKKGDLFSDDVTIKKKIKSIKGIIAFSKTMEKKVFLHYNNQKYFISLKGVDPEYEKVMEKFKKIDLKNTLYPGYLNVYVGWSSMVFYFPIIFRNQIKIPSKILFFSYKKDHNTFIPFFIQKKISIKGVFQFNRKMDIEYLFCNLYEIQNIIKEKRIQTLEIRIHKEANIQKIKKILIKKFGSNFNIITRVEKEKAFYKVLNTEKIFVYFLFSLMTLITGFNLFSAIFILQLDKIKELFTLWYIGFSLCKIKTIFLYIGFLITIFGCFSGLFMAYVISFIQKKYQIIKAIGKIPFPVKITMSDSCIVISIILTIGTIISFYSSRRINGVISDYK, from the coding sequence TTGAAAACAGAATTTTATATAGCTGTACGCTATTTTTTTTCTAAAAAAAAAACGAACATTGTGAATGTTATTGTTTTTTTATCTGTTTTATCTCTTAATGTTTCCACATTTTCTCTGTCTATAATTTTATTTGTTTTTTCTGGATTAGAAAATTTGAATAAAAAATTTTATCAGATTCATTATCCAGACATTATCATTTCTTCTAAAAAAGGAGATTTATTTTCTGACGACGTAACCATAAAAAAAAAAATAAAATCTATAAAAGGAATCATAGCTTTTTCTAAAACTATGGAAAAAAAAGTTTTTTTGCATTATAATAATCAAAAATATTTTATTTCTTTAAAAGGTGTGGATCCAGAATATGAAAAAGTTATGGAAAAATTTAAAAAAATAGATTTAAAAAATACTTTATATCCTGGTTATTTAAATGTGTATGTAGGATGGTCTTCTATGGTATTTTATTTTCCAATAATATTTAGAAATCAGATCAAAATTCCTTCTAAAATCCTATTTTTTTCTTATAAAAAGGATCATAATACTTTTATTCCATTTTTTATACAAAAAAAAATTTCTATAAAAGGTGTTTTTCAATTCAATCGAAAAATGGATATAGAATATTTGTTTTGTAATTTATATGAAATTCAGAATATAATAAAAGAAAAGAGAATTCAAACATTAGAAATAAGAATTCATAAAGAAGCTAACATTCAAAAAATAAAAAAAATTTTGATAAAAAAATTTGGATCCAATTTTAATATAATAACACGAGTAGAAAAAGAGAAAGCTTTTTACAAAGTTCTGAATACAGAAAAAATATTTGTCTATTTTCTATTTAGTTTAATGACATTGATTACTGGATTCAATTTATTTAGTGCTATTTTTATTTTGCAATTAGATAAAATAAAAGAACTTTTTACATTATGGTACATTGGTTTTTCTTTATGCAAAATCAAAACTATTTTTTTATATATAGGTTTTCTAATTACTATTTTTGGATGTTTTAGTGGATTATTTATGGCATATGTAATTTCCTTCATACAAAAGAAATATCAAATTATTAAAGCAATAGGAAAAATCCCTTTTCCTGTAAAAATAACAATGTCAGATTCTTGTATAGTTATAAGTATTATTCTTACAATAGGGACAATTATATCTTTTTATTCTTCAAGAAGAATAAATGGAGTGATTTCAGATTATAAATAA
- a CDS encoding ribosome-binding factor A → MKEMSLIKNEKLSSIFSIEIAEILNEEIQNENNEKFLVTLIKVCITHDMNLIKVYISIYPSLNKKILEIIRSRSRFYRKLLSKRLRYRVKKIPKLDFRVSIKD, encoded by the coding sequence ATGAAAGAAATGAGTCTCATTAAAAATGAAAAATTGTCTTCAATATTTTCTATAGAAATAGCAGAAATTCTGAATGAAGAAATTCAAAATGAAAATAACGAAAAATTTTTGGTTACTTTGATTAAAGTATGCATAACTCACGATATGAATTTAATAAAAGTCTATATCAGCATTTATCCTTCTTTAAATAAGAAAATTTTAGAAATTATACGTTCTAGATCTAGATTTTATAGAAAATTACTTTCTAAAAGACTTAGATATCGTGTGAAAAAAATACCGAAATTAGATTTTCGTGTTTCAATAAAAGATTAA
- the rpmA gene encoding 50S ribosomal protein L27 has product MAHKKGSGSSRNGRDSIGRRLGVKIYGNQYANSGNIIVRQRGTKHHPGRNVGIGKDHSLYAIKSGYVYFKKIKKNRSVVSVLSSKKN; this is encoded by the coding sequence ATGGCTCATAAAAAAGGTTCAGGAAGTTCTAGAAATGGAAGAGATTCAATTGGAAGAAGATTAGGGGTTAAAATATATGGAAATCAATACGCTAATTCCGGAAACATAATAGTTCGACAACGTGGAACTAAACATCATCCTGGAAGAAATGTAGGAATAGGAAAAGATCACTCTTTATATGCTATAAAAAGTGGATATGTTTATTTTAAGAAAATAAAAAAAAATAGATCAGTTGTTTCTGTTCTATCAAGCAAAAAAAATTAG
- the rplU gene encoding 50S ribosomal protein L21 → MNYAIVNVQGKQFKLIENKYVYVPHISSMNLGDRIFLNQVFFFSKKGIHFFGDPFLENISVQVEILQHIKGSKIIIFKKKRRKGYKVKNGFRPIFSKIKVISFLEKKQ, encoded by the coding sequence ATGAATTACGCTATTGTAAATGTACAAGGGAAGCAATTCAAACTTATTGAAAATAAATATGTTTATGTTCCTCATATTTCTTCTATGAATTTGGGAGATAGAATATTTTTAAACCAAGTTTTTTTCTTTTCTAAAAAAGGAATCCACTTTTTTGGAGATCCTTTTTTAGAAAATATAAGTGTTCAAGTAGAAATCTTACAACATATAAAAGGAAGTAAAATTATTATTTTCAAAAAAAAGAGAAGAAAAGGATATAAAGTAAAAAATGGATTTAGACCTATCTTTTCAAAAATTAAAGTAATTTCTTTTTTAGAAAAAAAACAATAA
- a CDS encoding aminotransferase class V-fold PLP-dependent enzyme, producing the protein MFSEKEIQKIRNQFPILKEKVYSNPLIYIDNAATTQKPLQVIQASQNYYSIMNANVHRGLHYLSQKATIQVENTRKKIQKFIHAKYSSEIIFTKGTTESINLVADSISYLIGKGDEIIISCSEHHSNIVPWQILCEKKGAVLKIIPIYENGFFKLKDFEFLISKKTKIVSVSHISNVLGIINPIKYIIDKSHEYGALVLIDGAQVPSNLDLDMQDLNTDFYVFSAHKMYGPTGIGILYGKKKILETIPPYQFGGEMIKNVSFEKTTYSDLPFKFEAGTPNIEGIVVWGSAIDFVEKIGISNIQSYKKKLLSYAIQRLSSIDGIQFYGEFKDFSKKSSIISFNLNKLHCFDVGSVLDRLGISVRTGHLCAQPLMNFFKVSGMIRASFSVYNTFKEIDCLFEGLLKAKKLLLKY; encoded by the coding sequence ATGTTTTCAGAAAAAGAAATACAGAAAATAAGAAATCAATTTCCAATTTTAAAAGAAAAAGTTTATTCAAATCCTTTGATTTATATAGATAATGCGGCTACTACTCAAAAACCTTTACAGGTTATTCAAGCCTCTCAAAATTATTATTCTATAATGAATGCTAATGTTCATCGTGGATTGCATTATCTTAGTCAAAAAGCTACAATACAAGTAGAAAATACAAGAAAAAAGATTCAGAAATTTATTCATGCAAAATATTCTTCAGAAATTATTTTTACAAAAGGGACTACCGAATCTATTAATTTAGTAGCTGATAGTATCAGTTATTTGATAGGAAAAGGAGACGAAATTATTATTTCGTGTTCTGAACATCATTCAAATATTGTTCCATGGCAAATTCTTTGTGAAAAAAAAGGTGCTGTTTTAAAAATAATCCCCATTTATGAAAATGGTTTTTTCAAATTAAAAGATTTTGAATTTCTAATTTCAAAAAAAACAAAAATAGTATCTGTTAGTCATATATCTAATGTTTTAGGAATAATTAATCCTATAAAATATATTATTGATAAATCTCATGAATATGGCGCGTTAGTTTTGATTGATGGAGCTCAAGTTCCTTCTAATTTAGATTTGGATATGCAAGATTTAAATACAGATTTTTATGTTTTTTCTGCACATAAAATGTATGGACCTACTGGAATTGGAATATTATATGGTAAAAAAAAAATATTGGAAACCATTCCTCCTTATCAATTTGGGGGAGAAATGATTAAAAATGTGAGTTTTGAAAAAACAACTTATTCAGATTTACCTTTTAAATTTGAAGCAGGAACTCCAAATATAGAAGGAATAGTTGTATGGGGTTCTGCTATAGATTTTGTGGAAAAAATTGGGATATCAAATATACAATCTTATAAAAAAAAACTTTTGTCATATGCGATCCAACGTTTAAGTTCCATAGATGGAATTCAATTTTATGGAGAATTTAAAGATTTTTCTAAAAAATCCAGTATTATTTCTTTTAATTTAAATAAATTACATTGTTTTGATGTAGGAAGTGTTTTAGATCGTTTAGGAATTTCTGTTCGTACAGGACATTTGTGTGCACAGCCATTAATGAATTTTTTTAAAGTTTCAGGGATGATTCGTGCTAGTTTTTCTGTGTATAACACTTTTAAAGAAATAGATTGTTTATTTGAAGGTCTTTTAAAAGCAAAGAAATTATTATTAAAGTATTAA
- the sufD gene encoding Fe-S cluster assembly protein SufD: protein MSKKKIVRYNFNSMQLKEKIILLIDKYFSKKEENSYISFLQKKHIDFFKKKGFSSFTGNEEWKNIDINPIINQDYHVFLGKKEVKHSEYQKIKKLIFLKREKSFLLIFIDGKYNSSLSRLYGLKNHVILSNIASQEENQIKNYYGKLSYQYNVFYTLNTLFSKDGVYIYIPDNVFLEKPIEILHISTGLESKKILLNTRNLIIVGKHSSVKVIEHHKCLKKHLIFINSVSEVYASNHSQIDYYKIQDNFSETSIIDNTFLKQKKYSKCSVYTFSFQGNFIRNNLKFYSSGEKTYSYLYGISLLSEKQLVDNHTLIDHLYSNSCSYQLYKNILFDKSKGIFNGKIIVNERIKGINAFQRNSNILLSDEASMYTKPQLEIYSEDVKCSHGCTVGNIQEKELFYLQSRGISEKNGKMLLLFSFLEEILNLIHIFELKKFVYQKMNKKFNQHL, encoded by the coding sequence TTGTCAAAAAAAAAGATTGTTCGTTATAATTTTAATTCAATGCAGTTAAAAGAAAAAATAATTTTATTAATTGATAAATATTTTTCCAAAAAAGAAGAAAATTCTTATATTTCCTTTCTACAAAAAAAACACATTGATTTTTTTAAAAAAAAAGGATTTTCCTCTTTTACTGGAAATGAAGAGTGGAAAAATATAGATATTAATCCAATTATAAATCAGGATTATCATGTTTTTCTTGGAAAAAAAGAAGTAAAACATTCAGAATACCAAAAAATTAAAAAATTAATTTTTTTGAAAAGAGAAAAATCTTTTCTTTTGATTTTTATAGATGGAAAATACAATTCTTCTCTTTCTAGACTCTATGGATTGAAAAATCATGTTATATTATCAAATATAGCTTCGCAAGAAGAAAATCAAATTAAAAATTATTATGGAAAATTGTCTTATCAATATAATGTTTTCTATACTTTAAATACTCTTTTTTCAAAAGATGGAGTATATATTTATATACCTGATAATGTTTTCTTAGAAAAACCTATAGAAATATTGCATATTTCTACTGGGTTAGAATCCAAAAAAATTCTTTTGAATACTAGAAATTTAATTATAGTAGGAAAACATTCTTCTGTTAAAGTGATTGAACATCATAAATGTTTAAAAAAACATTTAATTTTTATAAATTCAGTCAGTGAAGTTTATGCTTCAAATCATAGTCAAATTGATTATTATAAGATACAAGACAATTTTAGTGAAACATCTATAATAGATAATACATTTTTAAAACAAAAAAAGTATAGCAAATGTTCCGTTTACACTTTTTCTTTTCAAGGAAATTTTATTAGAAATAATTTGAAATTTTATTCCAGTGGAGAAAAAACTTATTCTTATTTATATGGAATTTCTCTTTTATCAGAAAAACAACTTGTAGATAATCATACTTTGATAGATCATTTATATTCCAATTCTTGTAGTTATCAATTATACAAGAATATTTTATTTGATAAATCTAAGGGAATTTTTAATGGGAAAATAATCGTTAATGAACGGATTAAAGGGATAAATGCTTTTCAAAGAAATAGCAATATTCTTCTTTCTGATGAGGCGTCTATGTATACTAAACCTCAATTAGAAATCTATTCTGAAGATGTGAAATGTTCACATGGTTGCACAGTAGGAAATATTCAAGAAAAAGAGTTGTTTTATCTTCAATCAAGAGGAATTTCTGAAAAAAATGGAAAAATGTTATTGTTATTCTCTTTTTTGGAAGAGATATTAAACCTTATTCATATTTTTGAATTGAAAAAATTTGTATATCAAAAAATGAATAAAAAATTCAATCAACACTTATAA
- the sufC gene encoding Fe-S cluster assembly ATPase SufC yields the protein MLNIKNLHVSIEEKKVLKGINLEINSGETHVIMGPNGSGKSTLASVIAGKKEYKITEGNIYFFDKNLINFSPEERAHLGIFLSFQHPIEIPGISVINFIKTAINSIRKARNLNKISAKEILLKIKDTSSRLNIEKDFVYRFLNEGFSGGEKKRNEIFQMIMLDPLLSILDEVDSGLDIDALRIVSQGINTFRNKKNSVLIITHYKRLLDHILSDYIVHILYNGKIIQSGDKKLSERLEKEGYDWIVKKKDCSL from the coding sequence ATGTTAAATATAAAAAATTTACATGTATCTATAGAAGAGAAAAAAGTTCTGAAAGGAATTAATTTGGAAATTAATTCAGGAGAAACTCATGTAATAATGGGGCCTAATGGTTCTGGAAAGAGTACTCTTGCTTCTGTAATAGCCGGAAAAAAAGAGTATAAAATAACTGAAGGGAATATTTATTTTTTTGATAAAAATTTGATAAATTTCTCTCCAGAAGAACGTGCACATTTAGGAATTTTTCTTTCTTTTCAACATCCAATAGAAATCCCAGGAATTTCAGTTATTAATTTTATTAAAACAGCTATAAATTCTATACGAAAAGCAAGAAATCTGAATAAAATATCTGCTAAAGAAATATTATTGAAAATAAAAGATACATCTTCTAGATTGAATATTGAAAAAGATTTTGTTTATCGTTTCCTGAATGAAGGATTTTCAGGAGGAGAAAAAAAACGTAATGAAATATTTCAAATGATCATGTTAGATCCTTTATTATCAATTTTAGATGAGGTAGATTCAGGCTTAGATATAGATGCTTTACGTATAGTTTCTCAGGGAATTAATACTTTTCGAAATAAAAAAAATTCTGTTTTAATTATTACTCATTATAAGAGATTATTAGATCATATTCTTTCAGATTATATTGTACATATTTTATATAATGGTAAAATTATTCAATCAGGAGATAAAAAATTATCTGAAAGACTAGAAAAAGAGGGATATGACTGGATTGTCAAAAAAAAAGATTGTTCGTTATAA
- the sufB gene encoding Fe-S cluster assembly protein SufB, giving the protein MKENNKILKNFTESEYKYGFYTPIESDKIPIGLNEDIIRLIAEKKNEPTWMLEWRLESYHIWKKMKPPKWANIKYNVPKFQEISYYSAPKKKINLNKLEEVDPELINTFEKLGVPIEERKGLYGVATDIVLDSVSLATTFQKKLKDKGIIFCSINDALKKYPEIVRKYLGSVVSKKDNFFAALNSAVFSDGSFCYIPKGIRCPMELSTYFRINENGTGQFERTLIIADQDSYVSYLEGCTSPQRMENQLHAAVVEIIALDNSEVKYSTVQNWFPGNKKGEGGVFNFVTKRGLCEKKAKISWIQVETGSSITWKYPSCILKGDFSMGKFYSLALIKDFQQADTGTKMIHIGKNTKSVIISKGISAGKAQNNYRGLVKITSKAIHSRNFSQCDSLLIGDQCGAHTFPYINVYNNSTSQVEHEATTSRIGEEQIFYCNQRGIDTEKAISLIVHGFSSEILKKLPMEFAVEAQKLLEISLEGSVG; this is encoded by the coding sequence ATGAAAGAAAACAATAAAATACTAAAAAATTTTACTGAATCTGAGTATAAATATGGGTTTTATACTCCAATAGAATCAGATAAAATTCCAATAGGATTAAATGAGGATATTATTCGTCTAATAGCAGAAAAAAAAAATGAACCAACATGGATGTTAGAATGGAGATTAGAATCCTATCATATATGGAAAAAAATGAAACCTCCAAAATGGGCAAATATAAAATACAATGTTCCAAAATTTCAAGAAATAAGTTATTACTCCGCTCCTAAAAAAAAAATAAACTTAAATAAGTTAGAAGAAGTAGATCCAGAGTTAATAAATACATTTGAAAAATTAGGAGTTCCTATAGAAGAAAGAAAAGGACTTTATGGAGTAGCTACAGATATAGTATTAGATTCTGTTTCTTTAGCCACTACATTTCAGAAAAAATTGAAAGATAAAGGAATTATATTTTGTTCTATCAATGATGCTTTAAAAAAATATCCAGAGATTGTTAGAAAATATTTAGGTTCAGTAGTTTCAAAAAAGGATAATTTTTTTGCAGCTCTTAATTCAGCTGTTTTTTCAGATGGTTCTTTTTGTTATATCCCAAAAGGAATTCGTTGTCCTATGGAATTATCAACATATTTTCGCATTAACGAAAATGGAACAGGTCAATTTGAAAGAACTTTGATTATTGCAGATCAAGATTCTTATGTGAGTTATTTAGAAGGATGCACTTCCCCACAAAGAATGGAAAATCAATTACATGCAGCTGTAGTAGAGATTATAGCTTTGGACAATTCTGAAGTCAAATATTCTACAGTTCAAAATTGGTTTCCAGGAAATAAAAAAGGAGAAGGAGGTGTTTTCAATTTTGTGACAAAACGTGGATTATGTGAAAAAAAAGCAAAAATATCTTGGATACAAGTAGAAACAGGTTCCTCTATCACTTGGAAATATCCATCCTGTATTCTAAAAGGAGATTTTTCTATGGGTAAATTTTATTCTTTAGCCTTAATTAAAGATTTTCAACAAGCAGATACGGGAACCAAAATGATACATATCGGGAAAAATACAAAAAGTGTAATTATATCAAAAGGGATATCTGCAGGAAAAGCACAGAATAATTATAGAGGATTGGTGAAAATAACTTCTAAAGCCATTCATTCACGTAATTTTTCTCAATGTGATTCTTTATTAATAGGAGATCAATGTGGAGCGCATACTTTTCCATACATTAATGTATATAATAATTCTACTTCTCAAGTAGAACATGAAGCAACTACCTCAAGAATAGGAGAAGAACAAATTTTTTATTGCAATCAAAGAGGAATTGATACGGAAAAAGCGATTTCTTTAATCGTTCATGGTTTTAGCAGTGAAATTTTAAAAAAATTGCCTATGGAATTTGCAGTAGAAGCTCAAAAACTTTTAGAAATATCTTTGGAGGGATCTGTTGGGTAA
- a CDS encoding HesB/IscA family protein: MVFISEKAKNKLISLMKEEGVSHNVSFVRFGVKSGGCSGMSYELTFDQKKQKGDRLFQHQEMKILIDQNSVPYLEGTTLEYSDGLNGKGFYFKNPNAKHTCGCGKSFSS; this comes from the coding sequence ATGGTTTTTATATCTGAAAAAGCTAAAAATAAATTAATTTCTCTGATGAAAGAGGAAGGGGTTTCTCATAATGTTTCTTTCGTAAGGTTTGGTGTTAAAAGTGGAGGATGTTCAGGAATGTCATATGAACTGACTTTTGATCAAAAAAAACAAAAAGGAGACAGACTTTTTCAGCATCAAGAAATGAAGATATTGATAGATCAAAATAGTGTCCCTTATTTGGAAGGAACAACGTTGGAGTATTCAGATGGATTAAATGGAAAAGGATTTTATTTTAAAAACCCTAACGCAAAACATACTTGTGGATGTGGAAAAAGTTTTTCATCATAA
- a CDS encoding DUF192 domain-containing protein, with protein sequence MKKINVFFTLIVVLSFFFLSSERSDYDFFLDPNMGVGDLLEIEFVKHGELYMKNKNSIIKKIDIELADRDTEKRNGLKYRSFLKKNRGMLFLLNNQEEYKKIDMKNMRIPLDIIYINQFDTIIFVNKDVSPMRELEIVDFPSTIKYILEINSGMSEKWGIKEGITKIVFFLNENNEN encoded by the coding sequence ATGAAAAAAATTAATGTTTTTTTTACACTGATAGTGGTTTTATCATTTTTTTTTCTTTCTTCTGAAAGAAGTGATTATGATTTTTTTTTAGATCCAAATATGGGTGTAGGAGATCTATTGGAAATAGAATTTGTTAAACATGGAGAATTATATATGAAAAATAAAAATTCTATTATCAAAAAAATAGATATAGAATTAGCAGATAGAGATACAGAAAAAAGGAATGGATTAAAATATAGATCTTTTTTGAAAAAAAATAGAGGAATGTTGTTTTTGTTAAATAATCAAGAAGAATATAAGAAGATCGATATGAAAAATATGAGAATTCCTTTAGATATTATTTATATAAATCAATTTGATACTATTATTTTTGTGAATAAGGATGTTAGTCCTATGAGAGAACTTGAAATAGTTGATTTTCCTTCGACAATAAAATATATTTTAGAAATTAATTCTGGAATGTCAGAAAAATGGGGAATAAAAGAAGGAATCACAAAAATCGTTTTTTTTTTAAATGAAAATAATGAAAATTGA
- the lgt gene encoding prolipoprotein diacylglyceryl transferase: MKMLEYINWDPIYKFSLWKGFSIHIYSLMFIISFLLGWYIMKFIYKNENINKKYLDPLLIYTFLGTIIGARLGQVLFYDFSYFSDHWIEALLPIRENNRHSLLGLIKGYEFIGYRGLSSHGATIGIILSSFFYSKKILKKSFIWICDRLCITAAISAFFIRIGNFFNSEIVGKPCNTKLPWAVKFVQMDTEYGEIVPRHPAQIYESISYLFIFLFLWHLYKNKRKKIYDGFLSGIFFTFLWSARFLLEFLKEPQGEEIFDFLYLNTGQWLSIPCIIFGLFLLKSRIKNIFFHNEKN; encoded by the coding sequence ATGAAAATGTTAGAATATATTAATTGGGATCCTATTTATAAATTTTCTTTATGGAAAGGTTTTTCTATTCACATTTATAGTCTAATGTTTATCATTTCTTTTTTGTTAGGATGGTATATTATGAAGTTTATTTATAAGAATGAAAATATAAATAAAAAATATTTGGATCCTTTGTTAATATACACTTTCCTTGGAACCATTATTGGAGCAAGGTTAGGACAAGTTTTATTTTATGATTTTTCATACTTTTCGGATCATTGGATAGAAGCATTACTTCCTATCAGAGAAAACAATCGTCACTCTTTATTAGGTTTGATAAAAGGTTATGAATTTATTGGTTATAGAGGGTTATCTAGTCATGGGGCAACTATAGGCATTATTTTATCAAGTTTTTTTTATAGTAAAAAAATACTTAAAAAATCTTTTATTTGGATCTGTGATAGATTATGCATAACAGCAGCTATATCAGCTTTTTTTATTAGAATAGGAAATTTTTTTAATTCTGAAATAGTGGGAAAACCATGTAATACAAAATTGCCTTGGGCAGTGAAGTTCGTACAAATGGATACAGAATATGGAGAAATAGTTCCTAGACATCCTGCACAAATATATGAATCGATTAGTTATCTATTTATTTTTTTATTTCTATGGCATTTATATAAAAATAAAAGAAAAAAGATTTATGATGGATTTTTATCTGGTATTTTTTTCACTTTTCTTTGGTCTGCACGTTTTCTATTAGAATTTTTAAAAGAACCACAAGGAGAGGAAATTTTTGATTTTTTATATTTAAACACAGGGCAATGGCTAAGCATTCCTTGTATTATTTTTGGATTATTTCTTCTTAAATCAAGAATAAAAAATATTTTTTTTCATAATGAAAAAAATTAA
- the yidD gene encoding membrane protein insertion efficiency factor YidD, with product MKIIKNFFIKSIQLYQIGISPWIGNNCRYIPTCSDYMIQSLKKWNIFKAIFMGIKRIIKCNPWVDSGFDPPKI from the coding sequence ATGAAAATTATAAAAAATTTTTTTATAAAGAGTATTCAATTATACCAAATAGGTATATCTCCATGGATAGGAAATAACTGCAGATATATTCCCACTTGTTCAGATTATATGATTCAGTCTCTAAAAAAATGGAACATTTTTAAAGCTATTTTCATGGGTATTAAAAGAATTATTAAATGTAATCCTTGGGTGGATTCAGGTTTTGATCCTCCTAAGATTTAA